In a genomic window of Gossypium arboreum isolate Shixiya-1 chromosome 7, ASM2569848v2, whole genome shotgun sequence:
- the LOC108452225 gene encoding putative clathrin assembly protein At2g25430, which produces MPSTIQKAIGAVKDQTSIGLAKVASNMAPDLEVAIVKATSHDDDPADEKYIREILNLTSYSRGYVHACVSAVSKRLGKTRNWIVALKALVLVHRLLNEGDPVFQEEILYATRRGTRLLNMSDFRDEAHSSSWDHSAFIRTYAMYLDQRLELMLFDRKSSGGSGAGGSSHGSADDRYGGRDNFRSPPPRPYEYDYGDIRGGNGYGNYGMTRRTRSYGDMSEAVGRDGRDGREEKKAVTPLREMTPERIFGKMGHLQRLLDRFLSCRPTGLAKNCRMILIALYPVVKESFQLYADICEVLAVLLDKFFDMEYPDCVKAFDAYASAAKQIDELIAFYNWCKDTGVARSSEYPEVQRITSKLLETLEEFVRDRAKRPKSPERKELPPPPKEEEPAPDMNEIKALPAPENYTPPPPPEPEPVKPPEPQEDLVNLRDDTVSADDQGNKLALALFNGPPANNGNGSWEAFPSNGPEVTSAWQTPAAEPGKEDWELALVETASNLSRQKAALGGGLDPLLLNGMYDQGMVRQHVSTAQLSGGSASSVALPGPGKTTTQVLALPAPDGTVQNVNQDPFAASLSVPPPSYVQMADMEKKQTLLVQEQQVWQQYARDGMQGQASLAKINNPGYYGPGPMPVMPYGMPPVNGMGPPAGYYYTPY; this is translated from the coding sequence ATGCCGAGCACGATTCAAAAAGCGATCGGGGCCGTTAAGGACCAAACCAGCATAGGACTAGCGAAGGTGGCTAGCAACATGGCGCCGGACCTCGAGGTGGCGATTGTGAAAGCGACCAGCCACGACGACGACCCTGCCGACGAGAAGTACATACGGGAGATCCTGAATTTGACCTCGTACTCGCGCGGGTACGTTCACGCGTGCGTGTCTGCGGTGTCCAAACGGCTCGGGAAGACTCGTAACTGGATCGTGGCGCTCAAAGCACTGGTGCTTGTTCATAGGCTGTTGAATGAGGGAGATCCGGTGTTTCAAGAAGAGATCTTGTATGCTACGAGGAGAGGTACGAGGTTGCTGAATATGTCGGATTTTAGAGATGAGGCTCACTCAAGTTCATGGGATCACTCCGCCTTTATAAGAACCTATGCTATGTATTTGGATCAAAGACTTGAATTGATGCTTTTCGACAGGAAAAGCAGTGGAGGCAGTGGCGCTGGGGGAAGTAGTCATGGAAGTGCTGATGATAGATATGGTGGGCGAGATAATTTCCGATCACCACCACCGAGGCCATACGAATATGATTATGGGGATATCAGAGGTGGTAATGGATATGGAAATTATGGGATGACAAGGAGAACGAGGTCTTATGGCGATATGAGTGAGGCAGTGGGGAGAGATGGGAGAGATGGAAGAGAGGAGAAGAAAGCAGTGACGCCATTGAGGGAAATGACACCAGAGAGGATTTTTGGGAAGATGGGTCACTTGCAGAGGTTGTTAGATCGGTTCTTGTCATGTCGGCCTACAGGATTGGCAAAGAATTGTAGGATGATCTTGATTGCTTTATATCCTGTTGTGAAAGAGAGTTTTCAATTATATGCAGATATTTGCGAGGTTTTGGCTGTGCTGCTTGATAAGTTTTTCGATATGGAGTACCCAGATTGTGTCAAGGCATTTGATGCATATGCAAGTGCAGCGAAGCAGATAGATGAGTTGATTGCATTTTATAATTGGTGTAAGGATACGGGTGTGGCTAGATCGTCGGAGTATCCCGAGGTGCAAAGGATCACTAGTAAGTTGTTGGAGACATTGGAGGAGTTTGTGAGGGATAGAGCTAAGAGGCCAAAGAGTCCAGAGAGGAAAGAGCTCCCTCCTCCACCTAAAGAGGAAGAGCCTGCACCAGATATGAATGAAATAAAGGCACTACCTGCTCCCGAAAATTATACTCCACCGCCACCACCAGAGCCTGAGCCTGTTAAACCCCCGGAGCCACAAGAGGATTTAGTGAATTTGAGGGATGATACTGTCTCAGCTGATGATCAGGGGAACAAATTGGCTTTGGCTTTATTTAATGGTCCTCCGGCTAATAATGGTAATGGATCATGGGAAGCTTTCCCATCAAATGGACCTGAAGTGACATCTGCTTGGCAAACCCCAGCTGCTGAGCCAGGGAAGGAAGACTGGGAGTTGGCTTTGGTTGAGACCGCTAGTAACTTGTCAAGGCAAAAGGCAGCTTTGGGGGGTGGTCTAGATCCATTGCTGTTGAATGGCATGTATGATCAAGGAATGGTAAGGCAGCATGTTAGCACTGCACAGTTAAGTGGCGGGAGTGCGAGTAGCGTGGCATTGCCAGGCCCAGGGAAGACCACAACACAAGTTTTAGCTCTTCCAGCACCAGATGGAACAGTTCAGAATGTCAATCAGGACCCGTTTGCCGCATCTTTGAGCGTTCCTCCTCCTTCCTATGTACAAATGGCTGACATGGAGAAGAAACAAACTCTGCTTGTCCAGGAGCAGCAGGTATGGCAGCAATATGCAAGGGATGGAATGCAAGGTCAGGCTAGTTTGGCCAAAATTAATAACCCTGGATACTATGGACCTGGACCTATGCCAGTGATGCCTTACGGAATGCCCCCAGTGAATGGGATGGGGCCACCAGCCGGGTATTATTATACTCCATATTGA